One Umboniibacter marinipuniceus DNA window includes the following coding sequences:
- a CDS encoding S9 family peptidase — protein MNYFGLRPLALGIGAVFFLGACTPGSETSPTTMSKSQLSELPNAPYASQREHEFSHHGITVSDPWNWLRDSDYPTVDDQDVLDYLNAENAYFQSWLQPQAALTDTLFEEFKGRLDESESSVPWVSNGYEYSWVYEEGEEYRTYLRRDLSDPEAQAEVFLDQPGLAESYEYFVMGGYSVSDDNRYLAYSFDTSGDERYTVRVKDLVSGEYLDDVITDTNGSAQFMKDGSLVYGLLEEGKWRTQSINRYELDSNASTVLLVESDDSFFLGFGSSSDGEYLLLGSGQGAVSEYYALSQNNLTAKPMLLASRSEGFSYTVDHAHGDFWILANDQHVNFRMAKVADTNPSYENWETVIAGSDAVYLRSFQPFNDFIAIKQSVNGLEQIHVNGYDGSSHEIVFPEDVFTASIGNNPEFDQRHLRLSYSSMVTPSTVFDYQLDEQSLETRKVADIPSGYDKSRYETKRLMITARDGAEVPVSMLYLKGTELDGSNPLHLYGYGAYGSGMSPRFSTTNLSLVDRGVIYAIAHVRGGDEMGYQWYLDGKLEKRTNTFNDFIDVARGLIAQNYTAAGNISSSGRSAGGELMGAVVVQAPELWSSVILGVPFVDVLNTMLDATLPLTPPEWSEWGNPIEDKAAFELLQSYSPYDNIEARDYPSMLVTGGLNDPRVTYWEPAKWTAAMRHYKTDDNLLMMRMNMGAGHFANSGRYGRLRDYAEEYTFILMSHGITE, from the coding sequence ATGAATTATTTTGGATTACGACCGTTGGCGCTGGGTATCGGTGCCGTGTTTTTTCTAGGAGCCTGCACGCCAGGTTCAGAAACGTCGCCAACAACGATGTCGAAAAGTCAGTTAAGCGAACTTCCCAATGCCCCGTATGCATCTCAACGTGAGCACGAGTTTAGTCATCACGGTATCACGGTATCGGACCCGTGGAATTGGCTTCGCGATAGCGACTACCCTACCGTTGATGACCAAGATGTGCTGGACTACCTCAACGCCGAAAACGCCTATTTTCAAAGTTGGTTACAGCCGCAAGCAGCGTTAACCGATACACTTTTTGAAGAGTTCAAAGGTCGCCTAGATGAGTCGGAGTCCTCGGTGCCGTGGGTGTCAAACGGCTACGAATATTCTTGGGTTTATGAAGAGGGCGAGGAGTATCGTACTTACTTGCGTAGAGATTTAAGTGATCCCGAAGCGCAGGCCGAAGTGTTCTTGGATCAACCAGGTCTAGCTGAATCCTATGAATACTTTGTGATGGGTGGATATAGTGTTTCCGATGATAACCGTTACTTAGCCTACTCCTTCGACACCTCAGGTGATGAACGTTACACCGTTCGAGTAAAAGACCTTGTAAGTGGCGAGTATTTGGATGATGTGATCACCGATACGAATGGTAGCGCGCAGTTTATGAAGGATGGCTCGTTAGTTTATGGCCTCCTAGAAGAGGGTAAGTGGCGAACCCAGTCTATTAATCGCTACGAGCTTGATTCAAATGCGAGCACTGTCCTGCTGGTGGAATCCGATGACAGCTTCTTCCTTGGCTTTGGTTCGTCTTCCGATGGGGAGTATTTGTTGTTGGGCTCTGGTCAGGGTGCGGTGTCGGAATACTATGCACTTTCACAGAACAACTTAACGGCCAAACCAATGCTGTTGGCTTCGCGCTCAGAGGGTTTCTCGTACACCGTAGATCACGCTCATGGTGACTTCTGGATTTTAGCGAACGACCAACACGTCAATTTCCGTATGGCAAAAGTTGCGGACACTAACCCTAGCTATGAAAACTGGGAAACTGTAATTGCAGGAAGTGACGCGGTCTATCTTCGCAGCTTTCAACCCTTCAATGACTTCATTGCTATCAAACAGTCCGTTAATGGTTTAGAGCAAATTCACGTTAATGGCTACGATGGCTCGTCACATGAGATCGTATTTCCTGAAGATGTCTTCACGGCTTCTATTGGCAATAACCCTGAGTTCGATCAGCGCCACCTTCGCCTTAGCTACAGTTCCATGGTCACTCCGTCAACGGTGTTTGACTATCAGCTAGACGAACAAAGCCTAGAAACGCGGAAAGTCGCGGACATTCCGTCTGGCTACGATAAGAGCCGCTACGAAACGAAACGCTTAATGATTACGGCTAGAGATGGCGCTGAAGTACCGGTGTCTATGCTTTATTTGAAGGGCACTGAGCTCGATGGCAGCAATCCGCTTCATCTATACGGTTATGGTGCCTATGGCTCGGGCATGTCACCGCGTTTTTCAACCACTAACTTATCTTTGGTAGATCGCGGTGTGATCTATGCTATTGCGCATGTGCGTGGTGGAGATGAGATGGGCTACCAGTGGTATCTGGATGGCAAGCTTGAAAAGCGAACTAACACCTTTAATGATTTCATTGACGTAGCACGTGGCTTGATTGCTCAGAATTATACCGCAGCTGGGAATATAAGTAGCTCGGGCCGTTCTGCTGGTGGTGAGCTAATGGGGGCGGTAGTTGTTCAAGCTCCCGAACTTTGGAGTAGCGTGATTTTAGGTGTGCCTTTTGTAGATGTACTCAATACTATGCTTGATGCAACCTTGCCGCTAACACCACCTGAGTGGAGCGAGTGGGGTAATCCTATTGAAGATAAGGCGGCATTTGAATTACTTCAGAGCTACTCACCCTATGACAATATTGAGGCGCGCGATTACCCATCGATGTTAGTCACCGGCGGTTTGAATGATCCACGTGTGACCTATTGGGAACCGGCCAAATGGACGGCGGCAATGCGTCACTATAAGACCGACGATAATCTGTTAATGATGCGGATGAACATGGGTGCTGGGCACTTCGCTAACAGCGGTCGTTATGGCCGTCTGCGTGATTATGCCGAGGAATACACCTTCATTCTGATGTCCCACGGTATTACTGAGTAA
- a CDS encoding YdcH family protein has product MNIERHNLVNDVPQHKEAIHHLKMNDRHFSKLFHEYHDVDDEIIRIEDGVENTADDYLESLKKKRLYLKDEMITMINKYKAA; this is encoded by the coding sequence ATGAATATTGAGCGCCATAATTTAGTCAACGATGTACCTCAACATAAAGAAGCGATTCACCACTTAAAGATGAATGACCGACACTTTTCGAAACTATTTCACGAGTATCATGACGTGGACGATGAGATCATTCGGATTGAAGACGGGGTCGAAAATACCGCCGATGACTACCTTGAGTCGCTGAAGAAAAAGCGGCTTTATCTAAAAGATGAAATGATCACTATGATCAATAAGTACAAAGCGGCTTAG
- a CDS encoding sterol desaturase family protein encodes MKIELIILFIFAGFAILEAWRGKLFRRDGEVSDDARVEAISTLLVVAVTQPTIIFTVSYVLGSILPEYRDALVGTAIIFQILLLLVFDDMMQYWWHRMSHTFIPLYKLHRAHHNGKYMSIRIVYRNNIFYYAMMPSLWLSGVLIYLGFGEVYAVYLVVKMTVIYGAHSEWKWDRFLYSRPWLNPFTWVIERTISTPSTHSAHHGLDPSDGITTFKGNYGNLLFFWDVLFGTAKITRKYPERYGVSGMLRADWKEQLIWPLYTTPRAKQPRPSPKESDA; translated from the coding sequence ATGAAAATTGAACTAATTATTCTCTTCATCTTTGCGGGGTTCGCCATTCTTGAGGCTTGGCGAGGTAAGTTGTTTCGTCGCGACGGTGAAGTGAGTGATGATGCCCGAGTTGAAGCAATTAGCACGTTACTTGTGGTTGCAGTGACTCAGCCAACTATCATCTTTACCGTCAGTTATGTGTTGGGTTCAATTCTGCCCGAATATCGTGACGCGCTTGTCGGCACCGCTATTATCTTCCAGATTTTGTTGCTGCTGGTGTTTGATGACATGATGCAATATTGGTGGCATAGGATGTCTCACACCTTTATTCCTTTGTATAAATTACACCGTGCTCATCATAACGGTAAGTACATGAGTATCCGGATTGTCTATCGTAATAACATCTTCTACTACGCCATGATGCCATCGCTGTGGCTTTCTGGAGTGCTCATCTATTTGGGATTCGGCGAAGTTTATGCGGTCTATTTGGTGGTGAAGATGACGGTGATTTATGGGGCACACTCGGAATGGAAGTGGGATCGCTTTCTCTATAGCCGGCCTTGGTTGAATCCGTTCACGTGGGTGATTGAGCGTACAATTTCCACTCCCTCAACCCATTCGGCCCACCACGGTCTTGATCCAAGTGACGGCATCACCACCTTTAAGGGTAACTATGGCAATCTACTGTTCTTTTGGGATGTGCTGTTTGGCACGGCGAAGATTACCCGTAAGTATCCAGAGCGCTACGGTGTGTCCGGTATGCTGCGCGCAGATTGGAAGGAGCAGTTGATTTGGCCCTTGTATACAACACCTCGAGCTAAGCAACCACGTCCGTCACCAAAAGAGTCTGACGCCTAA
- a CDS encoding helix-turn-helix transcriptional regulator, with the protein MKNKIKVLRAEQDWSQEALAKRLGVSRQAINALERGKHSPSLQLAFDIAHVFSVDITDVFIPEVSELPVTEE; encoded by the coding sequence ATGAAGAATAAGATCAAGGTGCTTCGGGCCGAGCAAGATTGGTCCCAGGAAGCCCTAGCGAAACGCTTGGGTGTATCAAGGCAGGCAATTAATGCACTGGAGCGAGGCAAACACAGTCCATCACTTCAGCTAGCGTTCGATATTGCTCATGTATTCAGTGTCGATATCACGGATGTCTTTATTCCCGAGGTATCAGAGCTTCCTGTCACAGAGGAGTGA
- the katG gene encoding catalase/peroxidase HPI, giving the protein MSNDNTTAGKCPFMHGGNTSAGGSGTKNQDWWPNQLNLKILHQHDRKSNPMGEQFDYAEAFSSLPLSEVKADIAALMTDSKDWWPADYGHYGPFMIRMAWHAAGTYRSADGRGGANTGNQRFAPLNSWPDNGNLDKARRLLWPVKKKYGAKLSWADLFILAGNVAIESMGLPTFGFGGGRADIYEPEEDVYWGKEAEWLGNNRYQGDRELEAPLAAVQMGLIYVNPEGPDGNPDPLASAHDVRDTFARMGMDDYDTVALVAGGHTFGKAHGAAPDSNLGPEPEGAAMEEMGFGWRNSYASGKGSDTITSGIEGAWTANPTKWDNGYFDVLFGYEWELVKSPAGAQQWAAVGLAEQDKAPDAEDSAKRVGLMMTTADMALKLDPAYRVIAERFHQNPAEFADAFARAWFKLTHRDMGPKTRYLGDEVPAEDLIWQDPLPDATGETLSSAQVAELKLAILATGLSVSELVYTAWSSASTFRGSDYRGGANGARIRLAPQKDWEVNQPEQLAKVLTALEGVQSASKIAVSMADLIVLGGAVALEKASSDAGVEIDVPFTSGRVDASQEQTDIEQFSLLEPAADGFRNYRRKTFTVATEELLLDKAQLLGLSAPEMTVLVGGLRVLGANFDHSELGVLTEQPGVLSNDFFLNITDMDVEWRPTSRDAETFTGTNRTSGKKKWSASRADLVFGSNSQLRALAEVYAADDAKTKFVEDFVAAWTKVMDADRFDLKA; this is encoded by the coding sequence ATGTCCAACGACAACACAACAGCAGGAAAATGCCCGTTCATGCACGGTGGAAATACGAGTGCAGGCGGCAGTGGCACCAAGAATCAAGACTGGTGGCCGAATCAATTGAACCTGAAGATCCTTCATCAGCATGACCGCAAGTCCAACCCCATGGGGGAGCAGTTTGATTACGCGGAAGCTTTTAGCTCGTTGCCGCTCAGTGAAGTCAAAGCGGATATTGCGGCGCTCATGACGGATTCCAAGGACTGGTGGCCAGCCGACTATGGTCACTATGGTCCATTCATGATTAGGATGGCTTGGCATGCAGCGGGCACTTATCGCAGCGCCGATGGCCGTGGTGGTGCAAATACGGGTAATCAACGCTTTGCTCCGTTAAATAGCTGGCCAGACAACGGCAACTTAGATAAGGCACGTAGACTACTGTGGCCCGTTAAGAAGAAGTACGGCGCCAAGCTATCGTGGGCGGACCTATTCATTTTGGCTGGTAATGTCGCCATCGAGTCAATGGGTTTACCAACCTTTGGTTTTGGTGGTGGCCGTGCCGATATCTATGAACCAGAAGAAGATGTCTATTGGGGTAAGGAAGCCGAATGGTTGGGCAACAATCGTTATCAGGGTGATCGCGAGTTAGAAGCTCCGCTGGCAGCAGTCCAAATGGGGCTTATCTACGTTAACCCAGAGGGACCTGATGGTAATCCTGACCCACTTGCTTCAGCTCATGATGTACGCGACACCTTCGCTCGAATGGGGATGGACGACTACGATACGGTTGCGCTGGTGGCAGGTGGCCATACTTTCGGTAAGGCACACGGCGCCGCACCCGACTCCAATCTAGGCCCGGAGCCTGAAGGCGCAGCAATGGAAGAAATGGGGTTCGGTTGGCGCAATAGCTATGCCAGCGGTAAGGGTTCAGACACCATCACAAGTGGGATTGAAGGTGCTTGGACAGCTAATCCAACGAAGTGGGATAACGGCTACTTTGACGTGCTCTTCGGCTATGAATGGGAGCTGGTAAAGAGCCCAGCGGGCGCTCAACAATGGGCCGCTGTTGGTTTGGCTGAGCAAGACAAAGCCCCGGATGCTGAAGATAGTGCTAAGCGTGTAGGCTTAATGATGACCACCGCGGATATGGCATTGAAGTTAGACCCTGCCTATCGAGTCATTGCCGAGCGATTCCACCAAAATCCGGCTGAATTTGCCGATGCGTTTGCACGTGCCTGGTTTAAGCTAACTCACCGTGATATGGGGCCAAAGACGCGTTATTTAGGTGATGAAGTGCCAGCTGAAGATCTAATTTGGCAAGACCCGCTTCCTGACGCAACGGGTGAAACACTGAGCAGTGCTCAGGTAGCCGAGTTGAAGTTGGCAATTTTGGCGACCGGTTTGAGTGTTTCTGAATTGGTCTATACCGCTTGGTCATCTGCCTCTACCTTCCGAGGCTCAGACTATCGAGGCGGCGCAAATGGCGCTCGGATTCGTTTGGCTCCTCAGAAGGACTGGGAAGTAAACCAACCAGAGCAACTTGCTAAGGTGCTCACGGCGCTTGAGGGTGTTCAGAGTGCAAGTAAAATCGCGGTCTCTATGGCGGACCTCATTGTTCTGGGTGGCGCTGTCGCCTTAGAGAAGGCGTCTTCGGACGCAGGGGTTGAGATAGACGTACCGTTCACTTCAGGAAGAGTGGATGCCTCTCAGGAGCAGACGGATATAGAGCAATTCTCCTTGCTTGAACCAGCTGCTGATGGTTTCCGAAACTATCGTAGGAAGACATTCACGGTTGCTACCGAAGAATTACTCTTAGACAAAGCGCAGCTGTTGGGGCTTTCTGCTCCAGAGATGACGGTTCTCGTAGGTGGTTTGCGTGTATTAGGTGCCAATTTTGATCACTCAGAATTGGGCGTTCTTACTGAACAGCCTGGTGTGTTAAGTAATGACTTCTTCCTTAACATCACGGACATGGATGTGGAATGGCGCCCAACGTCTAGAGATGCCGAAACGTTCACCGGTACTAACAGAACGTCCGGCAAGAAAAAGTGGAGTGCGAGTCGTGCGGATTTAGTGTTTGGCTCTAACTCTCAGTTACGTGCCTTAGCAGAAGTTTATGCGGCGGACGATGCCAAAACTAAGTTCGTTGAGGACTTTGTGGCGGCCTGGACTAAAGTGATGGATGCTGACCGATTTGATCTAAAAGCCTAA
- a CDS encoding alpha/beta hydrolase translates to MVLELVRDLFTGLLSNSLLRGVVVTGVVVFEVGTVYAQPEEHNLTNVEPKTTYAAFTEPLWPAEMPLALTAANTEYEADCFGVQCAYEVSVPTLSFYPAKGENTGISLIILPGGGYTVEAIYHEGHEVAEFFSRHGINTAVLKYRIPSPTHSHTPWEVPLADARQGLLRLHELASEYELNPDAIGVIGFSAGSHLATWLSLEESEQLAHNPDFALLIYGVTQMNEENTRWLEESLFHRKMTAAEVREFSFLDRVTPSAPPSFLVHAMDDDVCHYHESTRYLSALTQQGVKAEMHLFQQGGHGFGLGRQEDGSHQWPALAVEWLRQFSRPMD, encoded by the coding sequence ATGGTGTTAGAGCTGGTAAGGGATTTGTTCACAGGGCTGTTATCAAACAGTCTGCTAAGGGGCGTTGTCGTCACCGGTGTGGTGGTGTTTGAGGTAGGTACTGTTTACGCCCAACCAGAGGAACATAATCTGACTAACGTTGAGCCCAAAACTACTTACGCAGCGTTCACTGAACCGCTTTGGCCCGCGGAGATGCCACTGGCCTTAACGGCGGCGAATACGGAATACGAAGCCGATTGTTTTGGTGTGCAATGCGCCTATGAGGTCAGCGTGCCCACGCTCAGTTTCTACCCAGCCAAAGGCGAAAATACTGGCATCAGCCTAATCATCCTTCCCGGAGGGGGGTATACCGTGGAGGCTATTTATCACGAGGGGCATGAGGTAGCAGAATTTTTCAGCCGTCACGGTATTAATACAGCCGTTTTGAAATATCGTATCCCCAGCCCCACACACTCGCATACGCCCTGGGAAGTGCCACTAGCGGATGCACGCCAAGGGTTGCTTCGGCTCCATGAATTGGCGAGTGAGTATGAATTGAACCCGGATGCAATTGGAGTAATTGGGTTTTCAGCGGGAAGCCACCTAGCCACTTGGCTAAGCCTGGAAGAAAGTGAACAGTTGGCGCATAACCCCGATTTCGCTTTGCTCATTTACGGAGTGACGCAAATGAACGAGGAAAACACTCGCTGGCTAGAGGAGTCCCTATTTCATCGAAAAATGACGGCGGCGGAGGTTCGGGAATTTAGCTTCTTAGATCGTGTTACGCCAAGCGCGCCGCCGAGTTTTCTCGTTCACGCCATGGACGATGATGTCTGTCACTACCATGAAAGTACTCGCTATTTATCGGCTTTGACCCAGCAAGGTGTTAAGGCCGAAATGCACCTGTTTCAACAGGGTGGCCATGGTTTCGGCTTGGGTCGCCAGGAAGACGGCAGCCATCAATGGCCAGCGCTGGCGGTAGAGTGGTTACGGCAGTTTAGCCGCCCGATGGATTAG
- the rsgA gene encoding ribosome small subunit-dependent GTPase A: MDFHLLNELGMRPFFQQQLSLDELENCTLGRVVAHHKSEVAVLDGTESARFNLPQNFEQVCVGDWVLISGERLVRTLERQSLFQRKAAGTAQERQLIAANVDSVFIVSSLNEDFSLNRIERYLVLAKEAGVEPVVVLTKKDTHDDPESEKDRVQQLDPLLEVHCINALAQDEVLVLKEHCRKGRTVAFLGSSGVGKSTLVNSLVGEQTMQTAAIRETDGKGRHTTTHRALKRIPGGGLLMDTPGMRELQLSDVKEGIQLTFAEIEAIAANCRFGDCQHEKEPGCAVLKAVDNDEISPRRLDNYKKLRREEAHNSATLAQRRAKDRAFTKMVNSVQEQSRNAKKFK; encoded by the coding sequence ATGGATTTTCATCTATTAAACGAATTAGGTATGCGTCCCTTCTTTCAGCAACAGCTTTCGCTAGATGAGTTGGAGAATTGTACGTTGGGCCGAGTCGTTGCGCACCATAAGTCAGAAGTAGCGGTGCTCGATGGCACTGAATCAGCTCGATTTAACCTGCCGCAGAATTTTGAACAAGTCTGTGTGGGAGACTGGGTGTTGATATCAGGCGAGCGACTGGTCCGCACACTTGAGCGGCAGTCTTTGTTTCAACGCAAAGCCGCCGGCACTGCACAGGAACGTCAGCTTATTGCTGCGAATGTCGATAGCGTCTTTATTGTTAGCTCGCTTAACGAAGATTTTAGTCTTAATCGTATTGAGCGATATCTCGTGTTAGCGAAGGAAGCAGGTGTTGAACCCGTTGTGGTGCTGACGAAAAAAGATACTCACGATGACCCAGAAAGTGAAAAGGACCGAGTTCAGCAGCTAGATCCGCTATTAGAAGTACATTGTATTAACGCCCTAGCGCAGGATGAAGTGTTGGTGTTAAAGGAGCACTGCAGGAAAGGGCGGACCGTTGCCTTTCTGGGTTCCTCTGGGGTTGGCAAGTCCACGTTGGTAAATAGCTTAGTGGGTGAGCAAACCATGCAAACTGCTGCCATCCGAGAAACCGATGGCAAGGGACGTCACACCACCACGCATCGAGCGCTTAAACGGATTCCTGGTGGCGGACTCCTAATGGACACTCCAGGAATGAGAGAGCTACAGCTAAGTGACGTTAAAGAGGGTATCCAGCTCACCTTTGCCGAGATTGAAGCCATAGCAGCGAACTGTCGGTTTGGTGACTGCCAACATGAAAAGGAGCCAGGCTGCGCGGTCTTAAAAGCGGTAGATAATGATGAGATATCACCACGAAGGCTGGACAACTATAAAAAACTTCGGCGCGAAGAGGCGCACAATAGCGCTACCCTAGCGCAACGCAGGGCGAAGGATCGAGCCTTCACAAAAATGGTGAACTCGGTGCAAGAACAGTCGCGAAACGCGAAAAAATTTAAGTGA
- a CDS encoding Crp/Fnr family transcriptional regulator, translating into MISPNLSPQRLPNEHLLALAAFCPCVSYSKGEVIHERDEQKPGFSIISHGNVKVGNYDKQGNYLLTQVLGEFEIFGEITLFTQYARSHTVEALTGCEIIQVSRDSYERYANQVPAIKDVMLAMLAEKLRTCVDLMDDLRHLNVAQRLAKLLLNFSVAKDSLQVKLRQTDLADHLGLTVLTVHRALNKLANEGLIRLQYGSIEVLDVEALARFATR; encoded by the coding sequence ATGATTTCCCCAAACCTTTCGCCACAACGTCTTCCCAACGAACACCTACTGGCACTCGCCGCGTTTTGCCCCTGTGTTAGCTATTCAAAAGGCGAAGTAATTCATGAACGCGATGAGCAAAAACCTGGTTTTTCAATTATCAGCCATGGCAACGTAAAGGTGGGGAACTATGATAAGCAGGGCAACTACCTGTTAACTCAGGTTTTGGGGGAGTTCGAAATTTTTGGCGAAATCACGCTATTCACCCAGTACGCTAGAAGTCATACCGTAGAAGCCCTCACTGGCTGCGAAATTATTCAGGTCAGTCGCGATAGCTACGAACGCTATGCCAACCAAGTCCCTGCCATAAAGGATGTGATGCTTGCGATGTTGGCCGAAAAATTACGAACCTGTGTGGATTTGATGGACGATCTGCGCCATCTCAACGTGGCTCAACGTCTTGCCAAATTACTGCTCAACTTTTCGGTAGCAAAAGATTCACTTCAGGTAAAGCTTCGCCAAACTGATCTTGCGGACCACTTGGGCCTTACGGTGCTCACCGTTCATCGCGCTTTAAACAAGCTGGCTAACGAAGGGTTAATTAGATTGCAATACGGTAGTATTGAGGTGCTTGACGTTGAAGCGCTAGCACGCTTTGCAACGCGCTAA